CATGCCGCTGCGGCTGGTCGACTAGCAAACGGGAACATCTCACCGGGATCCAAGGTCTGAGTGGGAAGCGGGTCAGCCGTGAGTTGGAAGTGAACGACGGCTGGGCCCGGGCTGGTAGGCGAATTGCGGAGGTCTCGGCATGATGCGACGCGTCGGTGTGATCCCACTTTTGCTTGTCGCGGCCGGACTCGGCTGCAGCACAGCGCCCACAGAGCCGCCGGCACTGCCGGAAGCCGGAGGGCTGAGGCTCGACGGATCCATTTCGTTGCCGACCATTCGTCTTGGCCAGCAAGCTGTGCTGACTTTTCGCCTGCGGAATCTCACCGAGGAAGCGATAAGGCTCAACTTCGGCAGCGGCTGTCAGATCACACCCTTCATCGAGACAGCCAGCGGAAGAAGCGTCTATCCCTCCGGTGGAGGATATGGCTGCACAACAGCTCTCACGAGCCTCACGCTCGCGCCCCGTGGAGATCACTCGATCACGATGGAGGTAGTTGGGGACGGCATCCGGCTTGCCATTTACACAGGCTACCCGCTCCCCGAGGGCCGGTACCGCGCGTACGCGATTCTCGAAGGGAACTCGACCGGAATCCAGCTCCGCTCCGATTACGTCAGGTTCGAGGTTCGGTAGAGGCGGAGCTTTACCTCAAGGGCTCCACGGTCCGAGCGATTCGCTGGGAGAATCGGCGTGTTCTCCCTGAGGCGGTCACGTCGATTTCGGATACGCTCTCTTCCACAGCGCTCACCAGCCGCCCCTTGGACGTATCGAGCACAATCGTCGCCTGCCCCGAGCCCGAGCCCGTGACGCGCACGTTGTGTTGGCCGTCCACGCCTGAGCCCGCATAAGCGAAGCTGCTGCTGCGTGTCAACGTGACTCCGGTTCCCGCGACCTTGGGTGCGCGACCGGTCACGGTGTAGCTGTCCGTCCGCTCCACGCGGATTGGGATCGGACCCTGGCAAATGGCATACACCTGGCGGCGCTGCCAGCGCACTCCCTCACGCAGCTCGAGAGGCACGGGCGGTAACAAGGTGACCAGGTGCATTGGCGGTACCGTGTCGCGGCCGCAGATGGGCAGCGTGGGCTCCGCAACGCTGTCCGTGCTCACCACGCGGAGAGTGTCCACGAACGGGCGAATGATACCGGCCGAAGTGGTCCCTTCGATCGAGCCGGTCGTCGTGACGAGAGTTGCGCCGTCAGCCGGCGCGATTGCGACATCGACTTGCGCTACCTCACGAAACGCACGCGGCTCGCTCGCGACCGAATCGATCTCGGCGATCGTCGCTTCGGTCGTGACGATGTACGACGCGATTCCCGCTGCGTACTCGAAGCTCGCCCCGACCGGGGTCGTTGCCGGTGTCCGTGGCTGCTCGCGCACCACGGGTGGCGTGGTGCGGTCTGGCTCGACTCCGGTCCCGGGTTCCGGCGTCCTTCCCGCGCAACCCAGCGAGGCGAACAAAGCCAGACCGCCACCCGCGATGTAGAGACAGCGTTGCATTGGCATCGAAGCTAGCGTGGCGATACGACGAAGGACTCCATGCAGGCGCGTCTTAGCGAGCGTCGTTTGCTCGCGTAGCGCCGAAATGGAGTCCTTCGTCGTATCGCCACAGCACAGAGATCAATCAAAAATGAGGTCGAGCTGTTGACCTATAAGCCGGGTTCTGTCCAGCAGCGAGCTGCCTGGAC
This sequence is a window from Gemmatimonadaceae bacterium. Protein-coding genes within it:
- a CDS encoding BsuPI-related putative proteinase inhibitor produces the protein MRRVGVIPLLLVAAGLGCSTAPTEPPALPEAGGLRLDGSISLPTIRLGQQAVLTFRLRNLTEEAIRLNFGSGCQITPFIETASGRSVYPSGGGYGCTTALTSLTLAPRGDHSITMEVVGDGIRLAIYTGYPLPEGRYRAYAILEGNSTGIQLRSDYVRFEVR